From the genome of Patescibacteria group bacterium:
GATTGCAATTGTTTGTTGCTGAAATTGCTTGGAAATTTAATCATAGAATGATTTCGCTAGACAAACAAGAAGAATTATTAATTGATTTAGTTACTAAATTTGGTGGCTAAATCCAGTTATTACCCATTTTTAAAATAATTAACAACCCAACTAATCTAACTAGTCTAACCAGTCTAACCAGTCTAACCAGTCTAACTTATCTAACAGTTTTTTATTTACGCCTTTATTATATTTTTCCTTCTTCCTTCTTTATATGATAAATATAAAAATATTGCCAACAAAGAAATTGTTGCTAAAGGCGCAATCCAAAATGGAAACTCATTGCCAAAAGCTTCTAAAATCATTATCGCGCCCAAAACTCCAATTGAATACATTGCACCATTTTTTAAATAGGCAAATTTAGAAATCAAATTTATTCCTCGAATAGTTATCTCGCGAACAACAACTGCACCTAAACCATTACCTAACAAAATTAGAGGAACATACATTGTAAAAGCAAAAGCACCAATTACTCCATCAATTGAAAAAGAAGCGTCTAACACTTCAAGATACATTATTTTACTCCACGCTCCAACAGTACTTGAATTTAATAAAGTTTTACCTTTTTCTTCAGCATTCTTTTTTACTCCATCAGTAATAAAAAAGGCTGTTGCGCCAATCGAAGTTGATAATGCCATTGCCGGATTTCCAATTTTTACTGAAAGAGCAATCATAACTGTAAAAAATACAGATGCTAATGCATAAAACCAAACACCTTGATGAAAAATAAAATGCTCAACTAAAAATGCATATTTCTTTTTTTCCAAAAAAAGCCATGACAAAGCTACAAACAATAGATAAATTCCGCCACCTGATAAAAGCAATGGCTTGGTTTCTTCTAAAGCCTCTTTGATCATTGGATCATTAGAAAAAACAGACTCAAATACTTCTCCAAATCCTAAATCAGTATTTGCCAACCAAACTATCAAAAAAGGCAAGATACCTCTAACAAGAAAAACTGCTATCAGCAAACCCCAAAATAAAAAAATCTTTCGAAATCTTTTCGGCAAAGTCTGCAAAACATGAGCATTGACAATTGCATTATCAACACTTGAAATAATTTCAAAAAGGCAAAGGCCTAAAACAACAATTATTGACTGAAACAACATAATAAAAAATTAAAGTAACATTTTTTATGTTATAATATTTTAACAATTTTTACAAGAATGAATTAAGCAAACTCAAAATTTATTAAAATTTTTGACTAAACAATTTTATACTGAAAATATTTGATACTTAAAATTATAGCCTGAATTTTGTACAGCTTTTTCAAATTCATTTCTTATTTTAGAAAAATCAAATTTATAATTATATTTCTTTTTAAATAGTTCTGATTGCTCTTCTATTTTTCCAGTTCTTGGACCAAGTCCAGTTTTATAAGTTCCAGCTTTAAAACCAAACCCAGGAGCTTGATCATCTGAACCAGAAGATAATCCAAATCCTGATTCTTTCAACATTTCTGAAAATATTAATTCTTTTTTAGCATCATCAATTTTAAATTTTGCTTTATAAACTAATTTTTTGCTTGATAAAAAAACTTTTCTTTCTGCAATTGTTAATTCAAATTCATATTTTCCATTTTTTTCTTTTAATTCAGCTGGCAATTTTGTAACTATATTTTTTATACTTTCAATTAATGCCATAAATTTAATTTAAACAATATTATTATAACTTAAAATTAAAATTTTTTAACTAATTCTTTTGCAAATAGAATTGCATTTTTAAAATCTCTCTCATTCGGCCTATTTTTATTCAATCCACCCATATATTTATATGGCCCCCAAGTATCTAGTCCTGGACAATTAAATTCGCCAATAATTTCAAAATTTTTCGCTTGCAATTTTTCTTTCAAAGCTTTGTGCATTTTTCTTACAACAACTTTACTGTTAAATCCACTAGTTGAAAAAATAAATGCTTTTTTTCCTTTCATGTCATCACATTTTTCAACTAAATTTAACAAACTGACATGATGTTTCATAAAATAAATGCCTGAACCAAAACCAATCAGATCGTATTTTTTTAAATCATTAATATTTATTTCATTTGGCTTTTTAATTTTACAATCAAAAACTCGAGCCATATTTTTTGCTACATTCAAAGTATTTTGATGAGCAATAGAAATATTAACAATTAATGTTTTCATCTATTTTGTTTCGCCTCTGAATCCATAGCCAGGTTTAACTTTTTTCTTTGAATGCTGTCTTTTTTCGCCCTTTATTGTTTTACCAATATTTTGTATGTCCTTAAATTCTCCGGTTGTTTCACGTTTGGCATACAATTTTTTACCCTTTCTTTCCATTTTTGTTCTAAAGACGCCTTTTCTTTTTGGCATAAATTTTAAATAATTAATAAAAAAAATGTACCAAGATTATCTAGGTACATTCTAACATAAAAATAAATTAAATTCGATATTCTTTCTGCGTTTTCCGCGTTAGCTTCTGCGTTTTTTTGCGCAAAAGTTACCAGCTATTGCCATAATTAAATTGTCCAGCATTTCTTTTTGGAAAACGTCTGTTGCTTTGTCCGCTATTTTGCTGACGTCCACGTCCTTGTCCTTGAAAACTAGATCTGCCTCTTCCTTGAAAAGAAGTATTTGATCTTGCTTGTACTGGACGAAAAGAATTAAATGCAGGTTGAATTGGTTGCTCCAAAAGAGGAGTCTTTGAAATACTAATGCTATTTCTAATTAGTCTTTCTACTTGTACAACTTTGTATTTTTGATCAGGCATTGCAAATGAAATTGCTTTTCCGCCTTTTCCAGCTCTGCCAGTTCTGCCAATTCTATGTACATAATCTTCTGGATCATCTGGCAAGTCATAATTAATGACTAATTCAATATCAGAAACATCAATACCGCGAGATGCAACATCAGTTGCAACTAATATTCTTGATCTTCCTTGTTTAAATAAGTTTAAAGCTACTTGTCTTTGTGCAAAGCTTTTATTTGAATGAATTTCTGAAGCACTAAATCCAGAAGTTATCAAGAATCTGCATAATTTACTAGCACCAAATTTTGTTCTAGTAAAAATCAATACTGTGCCCTTATATTCTTTTAACAATTTAATTGCTAATAATCTTTTTTGATGAGGATTTACAACGAACATTTCTTGTTCCACTTTTTCGGCAGCTGTACCAGATTGAGCTACTTCAATCCTAATCGGGCTTTTCATATATCTCGCTGCAATTGTAACAATTCTTCCAGGCATTGTTGCTGAAAAAAGCATAGTCTGTCTCTCTTTTGGAACAGTTTCTAATACTTCTTTAATTTGAGGCGCAAAACCCATATCTAACATTCTATCAGCTTCATCTAAAACCAAAGTATTAACTTTGCTTAAATTCAAATTGCGTCTTTGTAAATGGTCGATAATACGGCCAGGAGTACCAATAATAATATGTGGATGACTATAAATTCTTTGTCTTTGCATACTCATTGATGCGCCACCAACTAATATTGCAGTTTTAAGACCAAGAGTTCTGCCAATTTTTAATAATGATTCTTCAACTTGCATTGCCAATTCTCTTGTTGGCAAAAGAATTAAACCTTGTCCATTTGTTTTGGCAATTCTTTGCATCATTGGCAAACCAAAAGCCATTGTCTTTCCAGTTCCAGTTTGAGCGATACCAATAATATCTTTTTCTTCTATTGCCACTGGAATCGCCTTTTCTTGGATTGGAGTAGGAATTGTAAATTGTTGTTTTTCTAACGCGCTTAAAAGATCTGGGACTAATCCTAGATTTAAAAACGACGCTTTCTTTGAAAGCACTGCTTCATTTGACATAAATATGTGATCCGATTCCTGCGACGTCACATATTTAAGTAAATGCATGAGCGAGGCTCGAATCTATGGGTGAAAACACCCTGATTTCTTATTATTTTAAGTATAGCAAATTTTTTAGTCTTTGTCAATAGAATCGGAAAAAGACTATATTAATCAAATTAACCACCCAATTTTCTTCAACAAAACAATAAAATTTTTCCAATAAAAAAAGAGCACTCCGCAAAGAAATGCTCTACACCTTGTCTCTATATTGTGCAGGAATATCTTCCAATTCTACAAAATTCAAAAACGGCAGTCCAATTGGTTCGCCAGCAAAGTACTTCACAAAACGAACGCCATATTTTTCACCAAGATAAGTCCTTCCTAGAAATTCAATTGGCTTAAGCGAAGAATATTGCATAACCAAGTTCAAAGGAATTTCCGTTCCTTCAATGCTTGCTCTCCGAATCTCTCGCTTATCATTCCAATATCTGATCTTGCCCAAAACATAGCCGCCTCTATTCATTCCGCCCTTTGCAGCCCATACTGTTCCAGCTATCGAATTCTGCTGATAATGAACAAAGTCCAAAGACTGAACTCTTGCCAACAAATCAACAAATTTGCTGTGTTCGGAAGAATCACATTCAACCAACTTCAAGCTTTCTGGATCAGGACATTCCATCTGAAAATGCCGATAAACTGAATTGACAGCCATCAGTACATCCCTGATCTCTTTGGCAAAAAAGCCTTTTTCATCGCACCATTTCATGAATTCGCTCTTTTCGTAAGGATTGCGATCATCACGCAATCTGTAAGAAAAAACATCATCTTTACGAACATAGCCAAATTCCAGAAGTGCCTGAACAATAATGTTGTACGCTGTCAAATGGTCAGAACCACAGACACAAACAGACATATCCCATTCTTCTTTATGCAACCGATACAATTGACCGATGCAAGAAACAATCAGCACTCTATGGAACAAATCTTCATCTTTTGAATCTTGAGCTTTGACAAGCAATTCTGCCATTGCAGGTTCAAGTGGCAATCTCTCCACTCGCTCGCCAAGCTCAGTCAAATGAATTCCGCCTTCCAAAGAAATGATGCCACGATCACAAAAACGCTTTACAACTCGATCATAAGCATCTATATCAATTTCGCCAATCAAATCAAGATCAGCAATATCAATTCCCAATCGAGCGCAAATCAGAGCCGTATTCTCAAGGTTACCACCAAGAACAAAATCCGGCGCCGTTGCCCGAAGACTGTGAAAATCAATCTTACGATCTGATACGATCACAATCTTGCCATTCTTTGCTCGCCCATTTACACGACCGCCCATTTGCAACAATTCATTATTTCCGAGCTCTTGCTTCTGCAAGGATTTGACTCCTCCAGAAAGCACAACTTCAGAATAGAATTGATCAACAATCACTACTGTATCCAATCCAACGATATTGAGACTGGATGCGCCAGCAATGGTCATAAAAATCATAAATGGCTTCTTTACCTTGCCAGTCAAATATGGCCTCAACTTGTCAGCTGATTCACCACCATGATAAAAATCAGTGTGAATTCCAGTGTTAGAAAACTGGCTAGCCAACTTTTCAGCAATGCCTCGACTTGGCACAAAGACTGCCACGCCACGTTCTTCATTCCCAACCCAACCAACCAGATCATCAAGAGTTTCTTCAATTGTCGTTCTAACAATTTCAACTCTTGCTTTACGCGTCGGATCAAAAGCATCACAAGTAATTACTGTCTCTGCTCCAAGATAATTCTTGAAGTCCTCTGGATCAATCGTTGCCGACATCCAAACGAATCTGCAACCAGTCTTTTTGGCCAAAGCCATAGACAATTCCAGATGTTCAGAGGTCTGATGAATTTCATCGATAATGATTAGATCACTTTTTGAAATCCTGCCATCTTTCAACCAGTTCAAAGATACGCCAGGCGTAATCACAAAGACATTGGCATGACGCTGATTTTCCGCTGGATCATACTCGCGAGTTACAATTGCAATTCGCAGATTGTCTGTCGCAAGCGCCTTCTGGCAGATATCACGAATCGCAACAGTCTTGCCAGTTCCTGTACCTGCAACAACTCCAAATCCGCTGTTTGCCAGATCAGAAATTGCAGCATCCATCTCGAGAGCTCTCACTTTTTCAAGCAATGTCAAAGGCAATTCTTCTGCTTCCAGAACAGTTGCAATGTTCACACAAGTACTTCTCGTCGGCGCAATCACAACAACTCTCTGATAAAGCGCGTTAGATCTGAAGATAGCCGACCTAGCAGATCTTCTAACAATGACAATTTCATCTTCGTCATCGTCAACAACTACTGGCCGAACTGCAACTGGAACTGAAGCTTTTGAAACTGTACGACGAACTACAGCCGATCTTGCCGCAATCCTAACTGGAACTGGTCCATCATCATCGTCATCATCATCGTCAGCAATTACAATACCTGTGCGTGAAGTTGGATTTGTAGGACTGGACTTTACTGCACTTGTATTCCTTGCTGGAAATCGAGAATTGTTCATCCTATCCTCCTCAAAGAAGCAGTGCAGAAAGATATTCAATGCACTGCTGGGTGTCTCTTTAGAAACCGGAAATAAAAATTAATAAATTAATCCTTCTTGCCGGTTTCTAATCAAAATTATAAAGAACATAAAAAAAACAGATAAGACAATATTTAAAATAATTCAAATATTAACTTATCAGTTCAAAATTTTGATGCATTAATTTAATGCTTTGCTTACCTTAAAACCAACCTAAAATAATAGCATAATAATATTAAATTGTCAACGTTTTTAAATTTATTTTATTTCAAATCAATTCTCTGAATCTTTGCAATTACACAACAAATTTTTTCATAACTCACACTCTCCGGCAATTGATCTTTAATTGGCCTTAATCTTTGATAATCGGAAGCTTTAGCCATTGCCTGCAAAATCTGCTGTTCTTCCTGTTTTGTAATAAATTTTTCAATTTCCAAATCACCGCCACTTTTATACCATTTGATCAAATGATTAAAAATAGTTCTTACTCCCAAAGATCTGATTTTAGCAATTTGTTCTAAAGTATGTTTTTGCTGATATAACTTAATAGTCTGTAAAACTGTATCAGAACCTGAATGTTTAGAATTTTTGTCTTGTAAAACATCCATATCCAAATTCGCCAAAGTATTTTGCCATTTAAAATTAAAACACACATCACAGCCTTGGCAATTATTATTAATTTTATTTAAATCTAAATCTGCAAAATACTCTAAAATCATTTTTCTCCGACATTTATTATTCTCGACATATTCCACCATCTTTTCCAATTGGCGATATTTAACATCTATGACCTGACTAATTTCCGCATAGTTCTTTCCTAATCTCTGCATTTCCTCTTTATCCTTTTGAATAAAATAATTATGCAAACCGACATCTTTTTTGCTATGCAATAAAATACAATAAGCATTTTCAGAATCGCGTCCAGCTCTGCCTGCTTCTTGATAATATCCTTCCAAACTTGCTGGCATTCCCATATGAATTACAAATCTGACATCTGCTTTATCAACTCCCATGCCAAAAGCAATCGTTGCTACAATCACTTTAAATTTATTTTCCATAAAATCGTTTTGCATCTGCGATCTTTGCAAAGGTTGCATTCCTGCATGATAAAACGTCGCCTTAATATTATTTTCACACAAAAAAGCAGCTGTCTCTTCTGCTTCTTTTCGAGTCAAAGTATAAACAATTCCACTGCCTTGC
Proteins encoded in this window:
- a CDS encoding DUF475 domain-containing protein: MLFQSIIVVLGLCLFEIISSVDNAIVNAHVLQTLPKRFRKIFLFWGLLIAVFLVRGILPFLIVWLANTDLGFGEVFESVFSNDPMIKEALEETKPLLLSGGGIYLLFVALSWLFLEKKKYAFLVEHFIFHQGVWFYALASVFFTVMIALSVKIGNPAMALSTSIGATAFFITDGVKKNAEEKGKTLLNSSTVGAWSKIMYLEVLDASFSIDGVIGAFAFTMYVPLILLGNGLGAVVVREITIRGINLISKFAYLKNGAMYSIGVLGAIMILEAFGNEFPFWIAPLATISLLAIFLYLSYKEGRRKNIIKA
- a CDS encoding flavodoxin family protein is translated as MKTLIVNISIAHQNTLNVAKNMARVFDCKIKKPNEININDLKKYDLIGFGSGIYFMKHHVSLLNLVEKCDDMKGKKAFIFSTSGFNSKVVVRKMHKALKEKLQAKNFEIIGEFNCPGLDTWGPYKYMGGLNKNRPNERDFKNAILFAKELVKKF
- a CDS encoding DEAD/DEAH box helicase; the protein is MSNEAVLSKKASFLNLGLVPDLLSALEKQQFTIPTPIQEKAIPVAIEEKDIIGIAQTGTGKTMAFGLPMMQRIAKTNGQGLILLPTRELAMQVEESLLKIGRTLGLKTAILVGGASMSMQRQRIYSHPHIIIGTPGRIIDHLQRRNLNLSKVNTLVLDEADRMLDMGFAPQIKEVLETVPKERQTMLFSATMPGRIVTIAARYMKSPIRIEVAQSGTAAEKVEQEMFVVNPHQKRLLAIKLLKEYKGTVLIFTRTKFGASKLCRFLITSGFSASEIHSNKSFAQRQVALNLFKQGRSRILVATDVASRGIDVSDIELVINYDLPDDPEDYVHRIGRTGRAGKGGKAISFAMPDQKYKVVQVERLIRNSISISKTPLLEQPIQPAFNSFRPVQARSNTSFQGRGRSSFQGQGRGRQQNSGQSNRRFPKRNAGQFNYGNSW
- a CDS encoding DEAD/DEAH box helicase: MNNSRFPARNTSAVKSSPTNPTSRTGIVIADDDDDDDDGPVPVRIAARSAVVRRTVSKASVPVAVRPVVVDDDEDEIVIVRRSARSAIFRSNALYQRVVVIAPTRSTCVNIATVLEAEELPLTLLEKVRALEMDAAISDLANSGFGVVAGTGTGKTVAIRDICQKALATDNLRIAIVTREYDPAENQRHANVFVITPGVSLNWLKDGRISKSDLIIIDEIHQTSEHLELSMALAKKTGCRFVWMSATIDPEDFKNYLGAETVITCDAFDPTRKARVEIVRTTIEETLDDLVGWVGNEERGVAVFVPSRGIAEKLASQFSNTGIHTDFYHGGESADKLRPYLTGKVKKPFMIFMTIAGASSLNIVGLDTVVIVDQFYSEVVLSGGVKSLQKQELGNNELLQMGGRVNGRAKNGKIVIVSDRKIDFHSLRATAPDFVLGGNLENTALICARLGIDIADLDLIGEIDIDAYDRVVKRFCDRGIISLEGGIHLTELGERVERLPLEPAMAELLVKAQDSKDEDLFHRVLIVSCIGQLYRLHKEEWDMSVCVCGSDHLTAYNIIVQALLEFGYVRKDDVFSYRLRDDRNPYEKSEFMKWCDEKGFFAKEIRDVLMAVNSVYRHFQMECPDPESLKLVECDSSEHSKFVDLLARVQSLDFVHYQQNSIAGTVWAAKGGMNRGGYVLGKIRYWNDKREIRRASIEGTEIPLNLVMQYSSLKPIEFLGRTYLGEKYGVRFVKYFAGEPIGLPFLNFVELEDIPAQYRDKV
- a CDS encoding RecQ family ATP-dependent DNA helicase, producing MLEQYLEKYFNFSNFRQGQKEIVESILARKDVLALMPTGGGKSLCYQLPAILSDKLTVIISPLIALMKDQVDALKARGIEAVFINSSLSFEEIEARMAEIKMKKIKILYIAPERLSQKNFIEFLKTLDIFLLAIDEAHCVSAWGHDFRPDYMLIKNCIKELKNRPIVGAFTATATPEVKQDIIKRLELQDPKIFTAGFNRQNLKFFVQANLKAGQRPNEVLRIVKSLQGSGIVYTLTRKEAEETAAFLCENNIKATFYHAGMQPLQRSQMQNDFMENKFKVIVATIAFGMGVDKADVRFVIHMGMPASLEGYYQEAGRAGRDSENAYCILLHSKKDVGLHNYFIQKDKEEMQRLGKNYAEISQVIDVKYRQLEKMVEYVENNKCRRKMILEYFADLDLNKINNNCQGCDVCFNFKWQNTLANLDMDVLQDKNSKHSGSDTVLQTIKLYQQKHTLEQIAKIRSLGVRTIFNHLIKWYKSGGDLEIEKFITKQEEQQILQAMAKASDYQRLRPIKDQLPESVSYEKICCVIAKIQRIDLK